In Bacillus cereus ATCC 14579, a single window of DNA contains:
- a CDS encoding class I SAM-dependent methyltransferase, which translates to MKTTENFTDRADIYAKYRPSYPNEYIDYLLSANQLKGNRIVADIGSGTGIFSHQLLESGLHVIGVEPNDDMRKMAEQSLKLYSRFQSIKATAENTTLKENSVDLVTVAQAFHWFDKEAFKIECQRILKQKANVALVWNSRDLTSPLIKENAEICQKTCPNFKGFSGGIDETPEVFNNFFKDGKYDFKEYQNDLLFDYEGFLGRNLSASYAPKENDEQYKNFIFLLSELFEKYSKDGKIILPNLTRSYLGNV; encoded by the coding sequence GTGAAAACAACAGAAAATTTTACTGACAGGGCCGATATATATGCAAAATATCGCCCTAGTTATCCTAATGAATATATTGATTACTTGCTTTCAGCTAACCAACTGAAAGGGAATCGGATTGTGGCTGATATTGGTTCAGGTACGGGGATATTTAGCCACCAGCTGCTTGAAAGTGGTTTACATGTTATTGGAGTTGAGCCAAATGATGATATGAGAAAGATGGCTGAGCAATCATTAAAACTATATTCTCGTTTTCAATCCATAAAAGCAACTGCTGAAAATACCACTTTAAAAGAAAATAGTGTAGATTTAGTAACTGTTGCCCAAGCATTTCATTGGTTTGATAAAGAGGCTTTCAAAATCGAATGCCAACGAATTTTAAAACAAAAAGCAAATGTTGCACTTGTTTGGAATAGTAGAGATTTAACTAGTCCACTTATTAAAGAGAATGCAGAAATTTGCCAGAAAACCTGTCCAAACTTTAAAGGCTTTAGCGGTGGAATAGATGAAACTCCAGAAGTATTTAACAACTTTTTTAAAGATGGAAAGTATGATTTTAAAGAATATCAAAATGATTTACTTTTTGATTATGAAGGGTTTTTGGGAAGGAATTTATCAGCATCTTATGCTCCGAAAGAAAATGACGAACAGTATAAAAACTTTATTTTTCTCCTATCAGAGCTATTCGAAAAATACAGTAAAGATGGAAAAATTATTCTCCCGAATTTAACACGAAGCTATCTAGGCAATGTATAA
- a CDS encoding D-alanyl-D-alanine carboxypeptidase family protein — protein sequence MVNFKKFLVFITVICSFFLTPITLRAETNIGVNPEQVAPPPAEGPNVFSQFATTIDAKTGDVLYDKNAYHRAYPASTTKVLTAILLMEHTKPEDQFTFSQLALDQEKSNYQIEFQPGETINRNTALMILMVLSANDVSYAIAERIGGSVENFANMMNEKAKQLGAKDSHFVTPNGLHDPNHYTTPYDMAMITKGVQKYPEILQAMNTKRTTVTTSRQTVSIFNKSNFFENPYSIGGKTGFTNEARNTLVLLNEKDGNRIISVVMASQRPEIYEDLKQMAEYSFGQFTKQMVLDKHNWHQKTTYLNKDVNSELEQSAELMLKKDEGKNVKTIFRAASLDKESLYHKGIHRGEVVGAVDITKNNQTIATVNVLSTEDVTFTMPKKDTTMPEVKDSNVKVISVGIGAIILFGAILYVVLRRNTKGMKSEGK from the coding sequence ATGGTAAATTTTAAGAAATTTTTGGTTTTTATTACAGTTATTTGTTCGTTTTTTTTGACGCCCATAACATTGCGTGCTGAGACGAATATTGGAGTAAATCCAGAACAAGTTGCACCACCACCTGCGGAAGGACCGAATGTTTTTAGTCAGTTTGCAACGACAATTGATGCGAAAACAGGAGATGTTTTGTATGATAAAAACGCATATCACCGAGCATATCCTGCTAGTACGACGAAGGTGTTAACAGCGATTTTACTCATGGAGCATACAAAGCCAGAGGATCAATTTACATTTTCACAATTAGCATTAGATCAAGAGAAGAGTAATTATCAAATTGAGTTTCAACCTGGAGAGACAATTAATAGAAATACTGCGCTTATGATTTTAATGGTGCTGAGTGCGAATGATGTGTCGTATGCGATTGCGGAGCGGATTGGCGGGAGTGTTGAGAATTTCGCTAATATGATGAATGAGAAAGCGAAGCAATTAGGAGCGAAAGATAGCCACTTTGTAACACCGAATGGATTGCATGATCCGAACCATTATACGACGCCGTATGATATGGCTATGATTACGAAGGGTGTGCAAAAGTATCCTGAAATTTTACAAGCGATGAATACGAAAAGAACGACAGTTACGACGTCTAGGCAGACGGTGTCTATTTTTAATAAATCTAATTTTTTTGAAAATCCATATAGCATTGGCGGTAAGACAGGGTTTACGAATGAAGCACGTAATACACTTGTTTTATTAAATGAGAAAGATGGAAATCGTATTATAAGCGTAGTAATGGCTTCTCAAAGACCTGAAATTTATGAAGATTTGAAGCAGATGGCGGAATATTCTTTCGGTCAATTTACGAAGCAAATGGTGCTTGATAAACATAATTGGCATCAAAAAACAACATATTTAAATAAAGATGTTAATTCTGAGTTGGAACAAAGTGCGGAGCTTATGCTTAAGAAAGATGAAGGGAAAAATGTGAAAACTATTTTCCGGGCGGCTTCATTAGATAAAGAATCTTTATATCATAAAGGAATACATCGTGGTGAGGTAGTTGGTGCAGTTGATATTACGAAAAATAATCAAACAATTGCGACGGTAAATGTTCTTTCAACAGAAGATGTCACTTTTACGATGCCTAAAAAAGATACAACTATGCCTGAAGTAAAAGACTCAAATGTGAAAGTAATAAGTGTTGGGATAGGTGCGATTATATTATTTGGAGCAATTTTATATGTAGTGTTGCGCCGAAATACAAAAGGAATGAAATCAGAAGGTAAATAA
- the sipW gene encoding signal peptidase I SipW translates to MKLIWKIISNAISFVLFALMVFLAFVVISSKASGGDPTVMGYQFKSVLSGSMEPTFLTGSIIAIEPNKDGSKYQKGDVITFKEKDQKIITHRIIGVKDTNGKVMYETKGDNNNGPDLEPVLAENVVGKYADITVPYVGYLLNYANSKAGAALLLIIPGVFLLGYSAISIFGAIRSIDGEKKDKKVEQSV, encoded by the coding sequence ATGAAATTAATATGGAAGATAATTAGCAACGCGATCTCATTTGTTTTATTTGCATTGATGGTTTTTTTAGCTTTTGTAGTTATTTCTTCAAAAGCAAGCGGTGGTGATCCGACAGTGATGGGATATCAATTTAAGAGCGTTCTTTCAGGATCAATGGAGCCGACGTTTTTAACAGGATCAATCATTGCAATAGAACCAAACAAAGATGGTTCTAAATATCAAAAAGGTGATGTTATTACCTTTAAAGAGAAAGATCAAAAAATTATCACTCACCGTATTATCGGTGTGAAAGATACAAATGGAAAAGTAATGTATGAAACAAAAGGGGATAACAACAATGGACCAGATTTAGAGCCAGTACTTGCAGAAAATGTAGTTGGAAAGTATGCAGATATTACAGTTCCGTATGTTGGTTATTTACTGAATTATGCGAATTCAAAAGCGGGAGCAGCATTGCTTCTTATTATTCCAGGAGTCTTTTTGCTTGGTTATTCCGCTATTTCTATTTTTGGTGCTATTCGTAGCATTGACGGAGAAAAGAAAGATAAAAAAGTAGAACAATCCGTCTAG
- a CDS encoding CalY family protein — protein MTLKKKLGMGITSAVLGAALVGGGTFAFFSDKEVSNNTFAAGTLDLELNPSTVVNVSNLKPGDTIEKEFKLENKGSLDIKKVLLKTDYNVEDVKKDNKDDFGKHIKVTFLKNVDKHETIVKQTTLDKLKGDTLTAVDNDLSAWFWDEKGISAGKSDKFKVKFEFVDNGKDQNQFQGDKLQLNWTFDAQQTAGEEK, from the coding sequence ATGACTTTAAAGAAAAAATTAGGAATGGGTATTACATCAGCAGTATTAGGAGCAGCTTTAGTTGGTGGAGGAACATTTGCATTTTTCAGTGATAAAGAAGTGTCAAACAATACATTTGCGGCTGGAACACTGGATTTAGAATTAAATCCATCAACAGTTGTTAACGTATCGAATTTAAAACCTGGGGATACAATTGAAAAAGAATTTAAACTAGAAAATAAAGGTTCTTTAGATATTAAAAAGGTTCTACTGAAAACAGATTATAATGTAGAAGATGTAAAGAAAGATAATAAAGATGATTTTGGTAAACATATTAAAGTAACATTCTTAAAAAATGTAGATAAGCATGAGACAATTGTGAAACAAACTACTTTAGATAAATTAAAAGGTGACACACTTACAGCTGTAGATAATGATTTATCGGCTTGGTTCTGGGATGAAAAAGGTATTTCAGCAGGTAAATCTGATAAATTCAAAGTGAAATTTGAGTTCGTTGATAATGGAAAAGATCAAAATCAATTCCAAGGCGATAAGTTACAATTAAATTGGACGTTTGATGCACAACAAACAGCAGGTGAAGAAAAATAG
- a CDS encoding DUF4047 domain-containing protein, translating to MLKRPRNFKKMLILPCMCSITFYLGSQIMTHTEAAFIHETKVEATLSTAIIFPKTVNTLKEQSEKHKQFIEREYGTMKGKLKATSIEEIKQAISVWQQGREKIVAEKEALQNVYTEIEAPYNQIQEELKVNKDESMQQVSIYVNEGFRSIKEKRDYIEKEISLKAIDEQIQALQQQLNVAIEAEGQKKVEEQKKAEEQKKVEEQKKVEEQKKAEEQKKVEEQKKAEEQKKVEEQKKAEEQKKAEEQKKVEEQKKVEEQKKAEEQKKVEEQKKAE from the coding sequence ATGCTGAAAAGACCGCGTAATTTTAAAAAGATGCTTATATTGCCGTGTATGTGTTCTATTACGTTTTATTTAGGATCTCAAATTATGACGCATACAGAAGCGGCGTTCATTCATGAAACGAAAGTAGAAGCGACGCTTTCTACAGCAATTATATTTCCGAAAACAGTTAATACGTTAAAAGAGCAATCTGAGAAACATAAACAGTTTATTGAGCGTGAGTATGGAACGATGAAGGGGAAATTGAAAGCAACTTCTATTGAAGAAATAAAACAGGCGATTTCTGTATGGCAACAAGGGCGTGAGAAAATTGTTGCTGAGAAGGAAGCTCTGCAAAATGTATATACTGAAATAGAAGCTCCTTACAATCAAATACAAGAAGAATTAAAGGTAAATAAAGATGAGTCGATGCAGCAAGTGTCCATATATGTAAATGAAGGATTTCGCAGTATCAAAGAGAAGCGTGACTATATTGAGAAAGAAATTAGCTTGAAAGCTATTGATGAGCAAATTCAGGCTCTTCAGCAACAATTAAACGTTGCAATTGAAGCGGAAGGACAAAAGAAAGTAGAAGAACAAAAGAAAGCAGAGGAACAGAAGAAAGTAGAAGAACAAAAGAAAGTAGAAGAACAAAAGAAAGCCGAAGAACAAAAGAAAGTAGAAGAACAAAAGAAAGCCGAAGAACAAAAGAAAGTAGAAGAACAGAAGAAAGCCGAAGAACAAAAGAAAGCCGAAGAACAGAAGAAAGTAGAAGAACAGAAAAAAGTAGAAGAGCAAAAGAAAGCGGAAGAACAGAAAAAAGTAGAAGAGCAGAAGAAAGCGGAGTAA
- the calY gene encoding biofilm matrix protein CalY encodes MSLKKKLGMGVASAALGLALIGGGTFAFFSDKEVSNNTFAAGTLDLTLNPKTLVDIKDLKPGDSVKKEFLLQNSGSLTIKDVKLATKYTVKDAKGDNAGEDFGKHVKVKFLWNWDKQSEPVYETTLADLQKVDPDLLAKDIFAPEWGEKGGLAAGTEDYLWVQFEFVDDGKDQNIFQGDTLNLEWTFNANQEAGEEK; translated from the coding sequence GTGAGTCTGAAAAAGAAATTAGGTATGGGAGTTGCATCAGCAGCATTGGGGTTAGCTTTAATTGGTGGAGGAACATTTGCATTCTTTAGCGATAAAGAAGTATCAAACAATACATTTGCAGCTGGGACGTTAGACCTTACATTAAACCCTAAGACGCTTGTAGATATTAAAGATTTAAAACCAGGGGATTCTGTTAAGAAAGAGTTCTTACTACAAAACAGCGGTTCGTTAACTATTAAAGACGTTAAATTAGCAACAAAGTATACTGTTAAAGATGCAAAAGGTGATAATGCTGGTGAAGACTTTGGTAAGCACGTTAAAGTAAAATTCCTTTGGAACTGGGATAAACAAAGTGAGCCTGTATATGAAACAACTTTAGCAGATTTACAAAAAGTTGATCCAGATCTTTTAGCTAAAGATATCTTTGCTCCTGAGTGGGGAGAAAAGGGTGGATTAGCAGCTGGTACAGAGGATTATCTATGGGTACAATTTGAATTCGTAGATGATGGAAAAGACCAAAATATCTTCCAAGGTGATACATTGAATTTAGAATGGACATTCAATGCCAACCAAGAAGCTGGGGAAGAAAAATAA
- a CDS encoding helix-turn-helix domain-containing protein: MIGERIKRLRLQKGISLTELAEKAGVAKSYISSIERNLQKNPSIQFLEKIAAVLQIPVDTLLHDETTKETNLDSEWTQLVKDAMNSGVSKEQFREFLEFTKWKQNQK, encoded by the coding sequence ATGATTGGAGAACGTATAAAACGCCTTCGTTTACAAAAAGGGATTTCATTAACTGAACTTGCCGAAAAAGCTGGCGTTGCTAAATCTTACATTAGTTCTATAGAACGAAATTTACAAAAAAACCCTTCCATTCAGTTTCTTGAAAAGATCGCAGCAGTTCTACAAATTCCAGTTGATACTTTACTTCATGATGAAACAACAAAGGAAACTAACCTAGACTCCGAATGGACACAACTCGTTAAAGATGCAATGAACTCTGGTGTCTCCAAAGAACAATTTCGTGAATTTCTTGAATTTACAAAGTGGAAGCAAAATCAAAAATAA
- a CDS encoding anti-repressor SinI family protein, whose protein sequence is MYKDKTDALDQEWIDLILEALDAGIAMQDIEQFFQRMKPSSQAQ, encoded by the coding sequence TTGTACAAAGATAAGACAGACGCACTGGATCAAGAATGGATTGATTTAATACTTGAAGCTCTAGATGCTGGTATCGCCATGCAAGACATCGAGCAATTTTTCCAACGTATGAAGCCATCCAGTCAGGCTCAATAG
- the inhA1 gene encoding M6 family metalloprotease immune inhibitor InhA1, which translates to MNKKPFKVLSSIALTAVLGLSFGAGTQSAYAETPANKTATSPVDDHLIPEERLADALKKRGVIDSSASEKETKKAVEKYVENKKGENPGKEVPNGDQLTKEASDFLKKVKDAKADTKEKLDNPATGTPAATGPVKGGLNGKVPTSPAKQKDYNGDVRKDKVLVLLVEYADFKHNNIDKEPGYMYSNDFNKEHYEKMLFGNEPFTLDDGSKIETFKQYYEEQSGGSYTVDGTVTKWLTVPGKAADYGADAASGGHDNKGPKGPRDLVKDALKAAVDSGLDLSEFDQFDQYDVNGDGNKNQPDGLIDHLMIIHAGVGQEAGGGKLGDDAIWSHRWTVGPKPFAIEGTQAKVPYWGGKMAAFDYTIEPEDGAVGVFAHEYGHDLGLPDEYDTQYSGAGEPIQAWSIMSGGSWAGKIAGTTPTSLSPQNKEFFQKTIGGNWANIVEVDYEKLNKGIGLATYLDQSVTKSNRPGMIRVNLPDKDIKTIEPAFGKQYYYSTKGDDLHTKMETPLFDLTNATTAKFDFKSLYEIEAEYDFLEVHAVTEDGQQTLIERLGEKANSGNADSTNGKWIDKSYDLSQFKGKKVKLTFDYITDGGLALNGFLLDNASLTVDDKVVFSDDAEGTPQFKLDGFAVSNGTEKKSHNYYVEWRNYAGSDNALKFARGPVYNAGMVVWYADSAYTDNWVGVHPGHGFLGVVDSHPEAIVGTLNGKPTVESSTRFQIADAAFSFDKTPAWKVVSPTRGTYTYDGLAGVPKFDDSKTYINQQIPDAGRILPKLGLKFEVVGQADDNSAGAVRLYR; encoded by the coding sequence ATGAACAAGAAACCGTTCAAAGTTTTGTCATCAATCGCTTTAACAGCTGTATTAGGCCTTTCATTCGGAGCTGGCACTCAATCTGCATATGCTGAAACGCCTGCGAATAAAACAGCTACGAGCCCAGTTGATGATCACTTAATTCCGGAAGAACGTTTAGCAGATGCGCTAAAAAAACGTGGGGTAATTGATTCGTCAGCTTCAGAGAAAGAAACAAAGAAAGCTGTCGAAAAGTATGTAGAGAACAAAAAGGGTGAAAATCCTGGGAAAGAAGTACCAAATGGGGATCAACTTACGAAAGAAGCATCTGATTTTTTAAAGAAAGTGAAAGATGCGAAAGCAGACACGAAAGAAAAATTAGATAACCCTGCAACAGGAACACCTGCAGCGACAGGCCCAGTTAAAGGCGGTCTAAATGGTAAAGTACCAACTTCTCCAGCGAAACAAAAAGACTATAACGGTGATGTACGTAAAGATAAAGTACTCGTTTTACTTGTAGAGTACGCTGACTTTAAACATAATAATATCGACAAAGAGCCTGGATATATGTATTCTAACGATTTTAATAAAGAACATTATGAAAAAATGTTATTCGGCAACGAGCCGTTTACATTAGATGATGGAAGTAAAATTGAAACGTTTAAACAATATTACGAAGAGCAATCTGGTGGTAGTTACACAGTGGACGGAACAGTTACAAAATGGTTAACAGTTCCTGGTAAAGCTGCTGATTACGGTGCAGATGCTGCTAGCGGCGGTCATGATAATAAAGGACCAAAAGGCCCACGTGATTTAGTAAAAGATGCATTAAAAGCAGCTGTAGATAGCGGTCTTGATCTATCAGAGTTTGATCAATTTGATCAATATGATGTAAATGGTGATGGAAATAAAAATCAACCGGATGGTTTAATTGATCACTTAATGATTATTCATGCAGGTGTTGGACAAGAAGCAGGTGGTGGTAAATTAGGTGATGATGCAATTTGGTCACATCGCTGGACAGTTGGACCAAAACCATTCGCAATTGAAGGTACACAAGCGAAAGTTCCATATTGGGGTGGAAAGATGGCAGCGTTCGACTACACAATTGAACCAGAAGATGGAGCAGTTGGTGTATTCGCGCATGAATATGGTCATGATTTAGGTTTACCAGATGAGTATGATACACAATATAGCGGTGCTGGTGAGCCAATTCAAGCTTGGTCTATCATGAGTGGCGGAAGCTGGGCTGGTAAAATTGCAGGTACAACACCAACGAGCTTATCACCACAAAATAAAGAGTTTTTCCAAAAAACAATCGGTGGTAACTGGGCAAATATCGTAGAAGTAGATTACGAGAAATTAAATAAAGGTATCGGCCTAGCAACATATTTAGACCAAAGTGTTACGAAATCTAACCGTCCAGGTATGATTCGTGTTAACTTACCAGACAAAGATATAAAAACAATTGAGCCGGCATTCGGAAAACAGTATTACTACAGCACAAAAGGTGATGATCTTCATACGAAGATGGAAACACCACTGTTCGATTTAACAAATGCAACGACTGCAAAATTTGACTTCAAATCATTATATGAAATTGAAGCAGAGTATGATTTCCTTGAAGTACACGCTGTAACGGAAGATGGTCAACAAACGTTAATTGAAAGACTTGGTGAGAAAGCAAATAGTGGAAATGCAGATTCGACAAATGGAAAATGGATTGACAAATCATATGATTTAAGCCAGTTCAAAGGTAAGAAAGTAAAATTAACATTTGATTACATTACTGATGGTGGTTTAGCATTAAATGGTTTCTTACTTGATAATGCTTCATTAACAGTAGATGATAAAGTAGTATTCTCTGATGACGCAGAAGGTACGCCACAATTCAAATTAGATGGTTTTGCTGTTTCTAACGGAACAGAGAAGAAAAGCCATAACTACTATGTTGAGTGGAGAAACTATGCTGGTTCAGATAACGCGTTAAAATTTGCACGTGGTCCAGTATATAACGCTGGTATGGTTGTATGGTATGCAGATTCAGCTTACACAGATAACTGGGTAGGTGTACATCCAGGACACGGTTTCCTAGGTGTAGTTGATTCTCATCCAGAAGCAATTGTAGGAACTTTAAATGGTAAACCGACAGTGGAAAGTAGTACGCGATTCCAAATCGCAGATGCGGCGTTCTCATTCGATAAAACGCCAGCTTGGAAAGTTGTATCTCCAACGCGTGGAACGTATACGTATGATGGTTTAGCAGGTGTACCGAAGTTTGATGATTCTAAAACGTATATTAATCAACAGATTCCAGATGCAGGACGTATTTTACCGAAGCTTGGTCTGAAGTTTGAAGTAGTAGGACAAGCTGATGATAATTCTGCAGGTGCTGTTCGTTTATATCGTTAA
- a CDS encoding aldehyde dehydrogenase, whose product MSISSIVSRQKEYFLKGHTRSIEMRKNNLKKLYEGIQHFEEEIFQALKLDLNKSVHESFTTEVGYVLKEISFQLKHISSWSKPKRVRTALTHLGSKGKVVPEPYGVTLIIAPWNYPFQLAIAPLVGALAAGNTIVLKPSELTPSVSKVLKRMLDELFPEELVAVVEGGVEESTSLLREPFDYIFFTGSVGVGKVVMEAAAKQLTPLTLELGGKSPCIVHKDAKIEMTARRIVWGKFLNAGQTCVAPDYMYVHSSVKEKLIEALRHEIIEQYSKEPLQNENYVRIVSERHFERLCGFLQDGQVVIGGNYKKDTLHIEPTVLADITWKDTVMEDEIFGPILPIIEYDNIEDVIGTIQQHPKPLALYVFSEDKEVQKKVTSNISYGGGCINDVVYHLATPYLPFGGVGSSGLGGYHGKESFRTFSHYKSILAQSTAFDMKIRYSSTKSALKFIRKLLK is encoded by the coding sequence ATGAGTATTTCCTCTATTGTAAGTAGGCAAAAGGAATATTTTTTAAAAGGGCATACGAGAAGCATCGAAATGCGAAAGAATAATTTGAAGAAGCTTTATGAAGGCATTCAGCATTTTGAAGAAGAAATATTTCAGGCATTGAAATTAGATTTAAATAAGTCAGTTCACGAGTCGTTTACAACGGAAGTTGGATATGTATTAAAAGAAATTTCCTTTCAATTGAAACATATTTCATCGTGGAGTAAACCGAAACGAGTTCGAACAGCACTTACTCATTTGGGATCAAAAGGAAAAGTAGTGCCAGAACCGTATGGTGTGACGCTTATTATTGCACCGTGGAACTATCCTTTTCAATTAGCAATTGCACCACTTGTAGGAGCACTGGCAGCTGGAAATACAATCGTTTTAAAGCCGTCAGAGTTAACACCAAGCGTTTCAAAAGTGCTTAAGAGAATGTTAGATGAATTATTCCCAGAAGAGCTTGTAGCGGTAGTAGAAGGTGGCGTTGAAGAGAGTACATCTTTGCTGAGGGAACCGTTTGATTATATTTTCTTTACTGGTAGTGTTGGCGTTGGAAAAGTTGTAATGGAAGCAGCAGCGAAGCAGTTGACGCCACTCACTTTAGAACTTGGCGGGAAAAGTCCTTGTATTGTACATAAAGATGCAAAGATAGAGATGACAGCAAGAAGAATTGTTTGGGGTAAGTTTTTAAATGCGGGGCAGACGTGTGTAGCGCCTGATTATATGTATGTGCATTCTTCCGTGAAAGAAAAGCTAATTGAGGCACTGCGACATGAAATTATAGAGCAGTATAGTAAAGAACCTTTGCAAAATGAAAATTATGTGCGTATTGTAAGTGAGCGCCATTTCGAACGATTATGTGGATTTTTACAAGATGGTCAAGTCGTAATTGGTGGAAACTATAAGAAAGATACATTACATATTGAACCGACAGTACTAGCGGATATTACATGGAAAGATACTGTTATGGAAGATGAAATTTTTGGTCCGATTTTACCAATCATAGAGTACGACAACATAGAAGATGTAATTGGCACAATCCAGCAACATCCGAAGCCGTTAGCGTTATATGTATTTTCTGAAGATAAAGAAGTACAAAAGAAAGTGACGAGTAATATTTCATATGGTGGAGGCTGTATTAATGATGTTGTCTATCATCTTGCCACGCCATATTTACCTTTTGGGGGTGTTGGAAGTAGTGGATTAGGGGGTTATCATGGGAAAGAAAGTTTTCGGACTTTTTCACATTATAAAAGCATTTTAGCCCAATCTACAGCATTCGACATGAAAATTCGTTACTCTTCTACAAAAAGTGCTTTAAAATTCATACGAAAGTTGTTAAAATGA
- the potA gene encoding spermidine/putrescine ABC transporter ATP-binding protein PotA codes for MKKIIKVEAVEKHFGNQVIIPPLSLDIKEGEFLTILGPSGCGKTTLLRMIAGFETPTKGNLLLDDERINDLPPYKRHMNLVFQHYALFPHMTVEKNICFGMKMQKVSAAEQKERAEEAMRLTQLLEFRNRKPAKLSGGQQQRVAIARAIVNNPRVLLLDEPLGALDFKLRKDLQRELKNLQRNLGITFIYVTHDQEEAMSMSDRIVVMNKGHIEQIGTPKEIYNKPKTLFVATFIGENNIVKNGEGYVAIRPENVKVRSVEEPILKEYHLGHIEDIEFVGNMEKLYVRDEKTSELLMAYQTAEEAAQWSIGDNVYVGWEQEDEVTLN; via the coding sequence ATGAAAAAGATTATTAAAGTTGAAGCAGTTGAAAAACATTTTGGAAATCAAGTGATTATCCCACCTCTTTCTTTAGATATTAAAGAGGGAGAGTTTTTAACAATTTTAGGGCCGAGTGGCTGCGGGAAAACGACTTTACTTCGTATGATCGCAGGATTTGAAACTCCAACTAAAGGGAATCTTTTATTAGATGATGAAAGAATTAACGATTTGCCGCCATATAAGCGTCATATGAACCTAGTGTTCCAACATTACGCACTATTCCCACATATGACAGTAGAGAAGAATATTTGTTTTGGTATGAAAATGCAGAAAGTATCAGCAGCAGAGCAGAAAGAGCGTGCTGAAGAGGCAATGCGTTTAACGCAGTTACTTGAGTTCCGTAATCGTAAACCTGCGAAGCTTTCTGGTGGACAACAGCAGCGTGTTGCAATTGCAAGAGCGATTGTAAATAATCCGCGTGTATTACTATTAGATGAGCCACTTGGAGCGCTTGACTTTAAGTTACGAAAAGACTTGCAACGTGAATTGAAAAACTTACAACGTAATTTAGGAATTACGTTCATATACGTAACGCACGATCAAGAAGAAGCAATGAGCATGAGCGATCGTATTGTCGTTATGAATAAAGGACATATCGAACAAATCGGAACGCCGAAAGAAATTTATAATAAGCCGAAAACATTGTTCGTTGCGACATTCATCGGTGAAAATAATATTGTGAAGAACGGGGAAGGCTATGTAGCAATTCGCCCTGAAAATGTAAAAGTACGTTCGGTTGAAGAACCAATTTTAAAAGAATACCATCTTGGACATATTGAAGATATTGAGTTTGTCGGAAATATGGAGAAGCTTTATGTACGTGATGAGAAAACATCAGAATTACTAATGGCATATCAAACTGCTGAAGAGGCAGCGCAGTGGAGCATTGGAGATAATGTATATGTAGGCTGGGAGCAAGAGGACGAGGTGACCTTAAATTGA